agACTAGTTGTTGAAATCGAAGAATCCAAAAACCTATAAGTGGGTTGCACAAACAAATACTGCAGCATTACAATGCCAGCTTCATTGCTCATGTCATACTACTGTAATTTGGAGATACGATAGtgactaaaatataaatattacaaaatttaaaaaaatcataatttaaaaaactaactattaaaattagagagttTAAAACCTAGTTATTGAAAGATTATCTTGGGTGCTAATAATAATTCAAGTTTTTGTACTAATATACAGTCAATTGCCCTCTTACCAGTCCCTCGAACTAGCACTGCAAATGGGTTTAGTTGGAGGCTGTGGATCTTAATGATGGCCATATAGAAGCAGATTGTGTCCAATTTGCAATccttaatgtttttaaaaataataatgttatatatataattttgtgtataaacaataatatgtcatcatgtgattgagtgttttgttatttttaatttttaactgttcaatcatatgatgacatgtcattGCACTATTCTTTGAAAAATACGCCGGATTTAAGTCAATTGTTTTGCAATCCTTAATGGGAGGATGGATATAACTAGAGATAATTTTTGTCTAACAGATTGTTCTCCAGGGCAAGTACTgcaattagttaaaaaaaacataaactaGAATTTTACAAAACATTATTTCATTAGAACTTGGAAAATCGGAAATTATTTGGGTGGACAACTTGTATGATTTTATCACAAATTCAATGGAAGAGTGGGAATGCTCTGCTCATGCCTGACGAAGTTACCAGGATCAAATTTTTCCTTCAGTCTTACCAATCTCTTGAAgctatttttgaaatattttcttacCCCAAACTCTAGCCTGGATGAAACTTGTGTTACTCGTCTTGTTCATGCCCAAATCAAGGTCTCTGAATTTGTCCCCCTCTCTGTGAGGAAAAGGAGTTTCAGATTCTAAATCCTGTTCATTATTCCACCATACAGGCTTCATAGCATTGTTTGTAGGACTCCGTTCTTCCACCATAAGGGCTTCTAGTTCGGCCCCTTTGAGCTATCTTGGAGACGAATGAACGTTACGGAATAGAAAGGCACAATTTGCTACTAAGCAAGAGAAGTTTGTGAATAATAATCTGGACCCCCTTCATTAGATAACAAAGCGCCTATAAGCTTAGAGCAGcggaaaaaaaatctttgaaatcATGTCACATTCATGGCAATATGCCAGCTAACCAACCTACCGGGGTTGTTCATGGACCAAGTCTGAAATGGGATATATATCAAGCCCATTAAAACTCTTATATGGGTGAACCGGCGCCCCACCACTGCGCGGCGGTGACCATAGCTTTGGCCTGTAGTGCCTGActttttatttgttatgtttaAGTTTCAAACCAACTTCATGCAAAGAGACAAAAAGATATATGCTCAGGGAGGCGGCCTGTTTGTGCCAATCAGTTGCGCACATCCTAAATGGAAATCTCTTTGTTTTCAACGTTGTGATACAAGTCAGTATCGATAATTGACTAACAGGTTGAgacaatacaaataaaataacatcaccAGGCTTGGAATTCATATTCATTTTGCTTTGTTCTCTTCTGGGAAGCATCTATATATAGAACTCAGAAAGTTCAATCCATTGTAGATCAGACGACACAGCCCCAGTAAAGAAATGTGTTAGCCAATCTTTGTTTAGGTTCTGGATCATTGACTTCCCCATTTTGAAGGGCCAGGTAAAAGTTCAGAaagtcaatttaaatttttgtaatctttCATTTGGAGCTGTTAAGAAACTTCCAATGGCATACTTCCCAGTTCACTTTTACCTACTCCACCTCTGAAATTGCCTCCTAGCTATTTATGTAATAGAGCCATTTCCCAAAAGCTTAGCTGAAGCAGTGATGGATTCATCATCCAGGCCTGAGGTGACATTGTCTTTAACATTGTCACCCTGCCCAACTCCACAGGAGAGTACAATAAAACCTGAAGAAAGAGGCATACGCCTCATCCAACTCCTCCTAACATGTGCCAAACATGCGTCCTCTGGCAACCTTCACCGTGCAGATGAGTGTCTTCGCCAGATTTCTTCACTCTCCTCGTTGACTGGTGACTCCATGCAACGTCTTGCAGCCCGTTTCGCTTCAGCCCTTGCCATCCGCCTTGTCAAGCGTTGGCCCGGCCTATATAAGGCCTTAAATCATCACCCTGCACAGCCGAAACAAGAACCCGACCGGGCTCGAACCCTCTTCTCAAAGGCCTTCCCTTACCTTGGCTTCTCCTACGCCATCATCGCTCGAACCTTGTACCAACTCATGACTACAGAGCGGTTGATCCATGTCATAGATTTGGGTTCCTGTGACTCAAAATTTTGGGTGCCTCTCATCAGAAGCTGCTCAACTTTCCCAGATGGGCCTCCCCATTTGAAGGTCACTTGTGTCAATAGCAACAAGCAGGCCTTAGACAAATTAGGCCCCAAGCTTGTAAAAGAGGCAGAGGCATTAGACATGCCCTTTCAATTTCACCCCATCAATGTCAACTTAAGAGATTTAACCATTGACATGCTTAAGGTTAGATCAGGAGAAGCATTAGCTTTGATTTCAATACTAAATCTTCACGTGTTATTAGCAGAAGATGACAGAGTTGATGCCCATTTTGGGGCCAAAAAGAATGACAGTGTGAAGGATTCTAAGCAAATGGGTCAATTTCTAGCAATGGTGAAATCAATGTCACCCAAGTTGTTCTTTTTGGTGGAGCAAGAGGCTGACCATAACTTGAACAGATTAGTTGACAGATTTGTAGAGGGATTGCACTATTACAGTGCCATATTTGACTCAATAGATGTGACATATGGGTCAATTGCCTGTGAGGAAAGGCTGATTATAGAGGAGATGTTTGGTAGAGACATTGAAGATATGGTGGCAAATGAAGGGCTGGAGAGGGAAGAGAGGCATGAGAGATATGGGAAATGGATGGTTAGGTTTGGCAGAAGTGGGTTCAAGCCAGTTCATTTATGGTGCATTCCAATGGAAGATGCAGAACAAATGGTGAAGAGCTATGGGAGGGATGGGTATAAGATTGTAAATGAGAGGGCAAGTTTCATGATTTGTTGGTATGATAGACCCCTTTATGCAATTTCAGCATGGACTTGTTAgcaattatctttatttttttggttaaatctTAGTCAAGTTCATTCCAAAGGAAATGAAATCTTGTTTATATGGCTctacttataattttaattttactttgtgaaggatttttttttttagtattattattattattattattattatatatatttttaaaatatttaaaatcttataatgaaatattaaaattcgttatttgcatatttaatgtttttataatatttattgaaaaatcatctatatattttggcaaaagaaaaaacttaactcatgattcaaaattttttgttatatcttaatatttttaatgtttcaatAACCAAGGAAATTTTGTAAACCCCCTGTGTTTCAATCACTAATAGCACCCAATAGTTTTGATAATAAACCTTAGCCCCCATTATGtcgaattttattaatttacgttcatttagattaaaaaaaccattttatctgtatataaaattacatcaaaatagTCCAGTCACCCCTAATCTccattatttcaaaaattgtgGCTCTTGATCAACATAAGTGGTGGTTGTTAGGGCATCATTCATGATCTTTCAGCTACTACTAGAAATCATAAGAGACTCATGAAAACTTTTGAAGGTCTCGTGATGATTGTGAAACATCGAAGTGTTATGATAGTCACAAAATAACCTAGAAATGTTAAGTTGACTTTGATAAAGGttatataatagtttattgtaaggttggattcgaatcgaaATGACTAAAACTTGATTAATAGCTCAACTTAATCGAACTAGAAATGAACAATCAtatgttttaaggttttatcaAGCTCAGCTCAaatttaactatatttttttttaatttaaagaaattcaaataatattttgctaataaaagaaaacatttaaaGAAGGTTAATTGTGTTAAGGGGTAAAAAgatctatttataataaagaagatgaaagttttaaaattggattgaaAATTTGTTCATAATGTGCAAAATCTCACAGGATAAACTTTAAAAACGGAtttcattattataaataaattttcgatctaatttgaaattttccagATAGAGTGAGAGAAACTCTAATAACTCACttcacctattataaataaactttttcttttctttttttttaatacaattaaactttcttttaacattttcttttattagaaacataattttttaaaattaaaaataaataattaaatttaaaaattgatatgatatCAAGTTGAACTTCAGCTCAacttatcatattaaatttaaactcaaactcaaattcaattcaattaaaaattgtcaaaacCCTTGAGTTGAGTCATACTcgaacaaactcaaacttaaatttgtttcaatttaaatttatttttaatttgatattagataaagtttgatttattgattttttacgTCATGAGAGATTGAATTTGACCTTACTCAACTATTAATAACTAAACTTTGTTCGCAAAGCCACCAAGTAGGATGTGGCCTCTATCTAGTTGATAGAGGCCTAATCTAGACTGAGGAAGTCAGTGGAGACATATCTCAAAGAGCAAGGGAGGAAGGAGAGGGGAGGGAAACATGAACaaatggagaagaaaaagaaaagaagaaaaaataaaagccaGGGTTTTCCTTGGAATACTGAAAAGTCAAAAAAACCCTCAATCGGaagttaaaattacaaatttaccTCTTTGTCGGTTAACTGTAACTGTAAATCTTAAAGCAATGGGAGATAGCCTATTTCCCGAACTAGAGGGtgcatttaataataattcaaacacATGGGTTTCCTATAGTTCTGATAAGTTTCACCTAACCGAAGGATCCGACCCGAACTGAGAAACCTCATCTCACGAACCAACCCGTTTTGGCAAAAACCTAGCAGAAAATTCTAGCGTGCTCGGGGTGGTGATTTAGAGTTTAACAAAATTCTCAAACTGTCAGAAATTTCTTAGCAGAGACAGTATAGGGTTTTCATAGCTATGCATATAAATGTAGATATAAGTTATGTAGTTTTATGTGCGTTGTGCTTTCAGGAGCTTTAAAACCAAAGGGTCTGTTGACAACAAGAAGAACCAAACAAAGCCAAGggtttttgttcttcttctggCAGTGTTCATCTTTGTTCTGTAGACCGAGTGTGCATGAAAAAGAGGAAATAGCAATGGCAATGGAGGATCTTAATGATTATACTATTATCAAAGAAGGAGAGGCGGAGATTCTTATGCACGCCAAGAATAAAGTGTTTTACAACAAAACCCAGGTCCCAAAATCCTATCTTTTAGTgattttttgttaaagttttgtttatttatttcattttgatgaatattttgatttatggGTGGACATGTGTTTCTGAAGCTTTTGAATATATTGAAGGTTTAGTGAGAAAGCTATGATTGTTGAATTGGATACTTTTTAAGTCGTTGATTTGAGTTGAGgagttgaagttgaagttgaagggTAATGTTTATGTGGTTTTTAGATGTTAAgatgtggatttttttttaagcaccctggtattaaaattttgaaatgacgCTTTGTGCCAATGTGAAATTCTTTGATCTTCTTATACTTAAGTTTTTGACAGTCTACTCTACCAAGGTCTGTCTGTAAGGAGCTTTTCACAAAGTGTGAAGGATATTCATTTGCAAATTCGTCTATTTAATTCTTTCAAAGTCACTAGGGAGATCAAAGTATTTACTTAAATGAGAAGAGTGTTAGTTGTGGCTCATGAGATCTGaagttgaaattatatattttttctaggGATAGTTTTATTATGGAAATGTTTTTTCCTGCAA
The genomic region above belongs to Mangifera indica cultivar Alphonso chromosome 15, CATAS_Mindica_2.1, whole genome shotgun sequence and contains:
- the LOC123197375 gene encoding scarecrow-like protein 3, translated to MDSSSRPEVTLSLTLSPCPTPQESTIKPEERGIRLIQLLLTCAKHASSGNLHRADECLRQISSLSSLTGDSMQRLAARFASALAIRLVKRWPGLYKALNHHPAQPKQEPDRARTLFSKAFPYLGFSYAIIARTLYQLMTTERLIHVIDLGSCDSKFWVPLIRSCSTFPDGPPHLKVTCVNSNKQALDKLGPKLVKEAEALDMPFQFHPINVNLRDLTIDMLKVRSGEALALISILNLHVLLAEDDRVDAHFGAKKNDSVKDSKQMGQFLAMVKSMSPKLFFLVEQEADHNLNRLVDRFVEGLHYYSAIFDSIDVTYGSIACEERLIIEEMFGRDIEDMVANEGLEREERHERYGKWMVRFGRSGFKPVHLWCIPMEDAEQMVKSYGRDGYKIVNERASFMICWYDRPLYAISAWTC